In Romboutsia lituseburensis, a genomic segment contains:
- a CDS encoding dihydroorotase — MILIRNGRVIDPSTKRDEVLDIVIKNDIIQKIGKFQITSEYEVVIDASGSIVSPGLIDVHVHFRDPGFTYKEDIESGSNSAARGGFTTVVCMANTNPIVDNTETLNYIKNKANNSPINVLQVGSITKGFKGEELVDMENLKNSGAIGFSDDGLPIMNSDIILEAMNKAKELNVPLSFHEEDPSLITCAGINDGKISKQMGIVGASNVAEDVMVARDCMLALKSGAKVNIQHISSKASVEAVRLAKRLGANVYAEATPHHFTLTEDDVLIYKTNAKMNPPLRTADDKYSIIEALQDDTIEIIATDHAPHTSEEKNVDFVKSPSGIVGLETSLALGVTHLVRKGHLSIMKLLEKMTINPAKLYNLESGCIKEGAKADLVIFNPNEEYEVKEFVSKSSNSPFIGHKLYGKINYTICNGNIVFESIEQD; from the coding sequence ATGATACTTATAAGAAATGGTAGAGTAATAGACCCAAGTACTAAAAGAGATGAAGTTTTAGATATAGTTATAAAAAATGATATTATACAAAAGATAGGTAAATTTCAAATAACAAGTGAATATGAAGTAGTAATTGATGCAAGTGGAAGTATAGTTTCACCTGGGTTAATTGATGTACATGTACACTTTAGAGATCCTGGATTTACCTATAAAGAAGACATAGAAAGTGGATCTAACTCAGCAGCAAGAGGAGGATTTACAACAGTGGTATGTATGGCAAATACAAATCCTATTGTTGATAATACAGAAACTTTAAACTATATAAAAAATAAAGCTAACAATTCACCTATAAATGTATTGCAAGTTGGATCAATAACAAAAGGATTTAAAGGTGAAGAACTAGTAGACATGGAAAATCTTAAAAATAGTGGTGCTATAGGATTTAGTGATGATGGTTTACCAATAATGAATAGCGATATAATTTTAGAGGCTATGAATAAAGCCAAAGAATTAAATGTACCATTAAGTTTTCATGAAGAAGATCCATCACTAATAACTTGTGCAGGGATAAATGATGGAAAAATATCTAAGCAAATGGGGATAGTAGGTGCATCAAATGTAGCAGAAGATGTTATGGTTGCTAGAGACTGTATGCTAGCTTTAAAATCTGGTGCAAAAGTCAATATACAACATATAAGTTCAAAAGCTTCTGTAGAAGCTGTAAGGCTAGCTAAAAGATTGGGAGCTAATGTATACGCAGAAGCGACACCACATCACTTTACATTAACAGAGGATGACGTTTTGATATATAAAACTAATGCAAAAATGAATCCACCTCTTAGGACTGCAGATGATAAATACAGCATAATTGAAGCACTACAAGATGATACTATAGAAATAATTGCAACTGACCATGCGCCACACACAAGTGAAGAAAAAAATGTAGATTTTGTTAAATCACCAAGTGGAATAGTAGGGCTTGAAACATCTTTAGCTTTAGGTGTAACTCATTTAGTTAGAAAAGGACATTTAAGCATAATGAAGCTGCTTGAAAAAATGACTATAAATCCTGCTAAGCTTTATAATTTAGAAAGTGGATGTATAAAAGAAGGAGCTAAAGCAGATTTAGTAATATTTAATCCTAATGAAGAATATGAAGTAAAAGAATTCGTTTCAAAATCATCGAATTCACCATTTATAGGCCATAAATTATATGGAAAAATTAATTATACTATATGTAATGGAAATATAGTATTTGAAAGTATAGAACAAGATTAA